AGCATGAAAATTGCTTGTGGATAAATGACTCTCAAAACTAGGGGTTTCAATATAACTAGAATTGTGCAAGTGATCAAAATTAGAGTGGAAATCACCACTGGAAAAGGAAACACAATCAGAATGTAAAATTGTGTTTGGATGCAAATCGTTTAAAAACCCGTGAGAATGTTGGTCAAGTCCCTGAGAGATTGATTCAACATGACTGGAATAACTTGAGTTTAAATCGTGATTAAGATCACTGAAGTTTTGCGCCGCATGATCAGTAACCGCATCGGGGAAATGATGAGTACCGACGATTTCCCCATGATTTAATGCGTCCATCTTATTGACCCTTTAGTTACTAAATTACAGTATCATCCGCCAAATTCAAAAAATCTGGTAAACCCTAAATACTGGTAATTATACACAAAAACAACGCTTTAGTCCAGCCTATAGCGATCGCCATTCTTGTCGGTTAGCTTAATAATTCGTTGTCTTCCTTAACATAATCTATAGGAATAATGGAATAATGGTGATCTTTATATTACACTGCAATAATTGGCGATCGCACTAATAACTTTGAGCCTGAAAATTATTGGGAATATCCAACTCAAAAACTTGATCATGAATACGAGCCACATAAAGCCCTTCTTGCAGAATTTTCTCGCGTAATTCGTTAGACAAATCAACAGAGGCTAATATGCCATAAAGTCGTTTGTTTTTGTGTTCAGGAAAAAAGTTACGAAACCGTTGTAAAATACTTTTTAATTGAGTAATAGAATCTTCCCTTGCATGACTTTTAACCTCAACAATATAGGCAGTATTTAGCTCACCATTAGCATAAGCAAGAACATCAATTTCCATGTGTTGTCCTCCCTTACTAACTCGCACACTGGGACTGATAACTTCCATCCCAAATTGTTGTCCCAAAATAGTTTCCATTGAAGGCAGGGCAAGACCTTCGGTAAAACTGCCAAATTTTGCACCGAGTCCCCCAATTTGTTTACCTAATTCTTTGAGTTGGCGGTCAGTTGCCTTCTGTTGTTCGGCATTCTCTTTCTGTTGCTGACTAACTTCTTTCAATAGTAGGTCAGTTTCTTTTTGAGCAGTAGCTAATTCTGCTAACAGTTGCCATACATCTTCTGATGTTGCCATAAACACTTTTTTTCCGTAATAATGTTTATTATAATCTGCCAAATTTAAAAAATCTGGTAAACCCTAAATACTGCTAACCACACACAAAAACAACGCTTCAGTCCACTCCACCACAGCCCCATAAGTATCTCCCGTATGTCCACCCAACTTATAATCAAACCAAGCTGCGGTAACAACAGAAATCACACTTCCAGTCAAAACCATCCCCACAGATAAAACTAACTTATGGGGATTAATTACCCAAACAAAACCACTCAAACCCACTAACAAAAAGAAGCTTGGCAACAAATCCAAATAAGAACGAATCGCTTGTTTATGAAATGCACCCTTACCAGTCGGTTTCAGATAAGGATATTGACAAATAGCCATTTGTTGTCCCCAACGTCCCCACCCACAAGCAGCCATTAATACAAAATAATGGTTTTCAGCTATTTCTGTTAAAGCTGTTATTTTCAAAATAATAATCACAATAGCAGACATTGCCCCAAAAGCACCAGTAGCACTATCCATCATTACCTGTAACCTGCGTTTCGGATCACCCACCGCTAAACCATCAGCCGTATCCATCGCACCATCTAAATGTAACCCTCCCGTAATTGCTATCCACGCACCTACTACCAAAGCATTACGAGTTAGCACGGGGACACCCAAATAATTCATTCCCGTATCTAATCCACCTAAAATCCCCCCAATCATCAACCCAATCACCGGTGCAAAACAAGCAACCTTCTGGAAGTCCAAATTTTGCAGATAGGGTAAGGGAATTGCTGTATAGAAAATCACAGCCGCAACTAAATTTAGCAATTGCTGTTGCCACCAGCGCAAAACATTAGCCATACTTTATATAGAGTTCCATTAGTCAAATACTTCCAGTATTCATGAATATAAATGTTCTCATCATAAATCACTCCCAGACTGACAATCTACCTCAAAAGATGAGACGATCGCCTCCTAAACTTGATATTTTGGAACTATGGGAAATTAACAATCCATCTCATTGATTGTCTGGCTGCGTTGTCACTCACCTTCCATAACCCGCTATTTCTCTATGAGTCATCATCTACCCCACACCAAAATACCAGCCCCGTGCATAGTCAACATGGGCATAGTTGTTAACAAACTCGATATCCGCCGATTGCTGAATGATTTAGGTAGAGTCCACTACATTTACACCCAAGAAAATAAGCTACTGAGTGAGGGTGACGGGGATGTAATGGAAGTATTCGCTAATTCCCATCGGTCTACCTTAGTCACCAATAATGCACTATATGTGAATGTGGATAGTTTTGATTATCTGGAGTTAAAACTATCTCCACAAAAAGAAACCTACTTCGACTTAGTTCAAGAGGAAATGTGTTTACGGTTGATTCCTCTTTCTACTCCTTTGCAAGCAAGACGCGATCGCCAATTTAACGTTACGGTTATAGAAGCGATGATGGATCAAGTCCTAGCCGCTAGATGGGATGCGGAAATTGATGACGACTGCTGTGATTCTTTTTAAAGGAGTCAGCACTATGGCTAACGCCACGCTACGCTATCGACTTCGCTCAGTGACCGTCAGGAGAAAGAATGAAGTAGAAGTAGGACTTACGCATAATTCATGGAATAACGAACCACAGAGGCACAGAGAACACAGAGAAATGAGGGTTTGAGGGATATTTTGCGTAATTCCTGAGAAGAAAGGAGGTATCACAAAACCTTAACTAAAGAAATCATATCCTCTTTGGGGTCATAGTGGATTGCGGGGTATGACCCTCACAAGACAAAAACCCCCACGAACGCCCTAAGTAACACCAAAAATGTTAAGTTGATGGATAAATTTAGCTAACTAGTATTTTTGCCTTGAGTGCCAATTTTTCCTTTGAAAGTCTCGCTACCTGTAGCCAGACCAAAGCTAGAGCCGGAATATTTTCTACTCCCCACGGAATTGTAGAAACACCCAGGTTTATGCCTGTGGGAACATTAGCTAATGTCAAAACTATCACCCCTGCCCAACTGGGAGCAACAGGAGCGCAGATGGTTTTAGCTAATACCTATCATTTACATCTCCAACCGGGAGAAGCCATTGTGGCTGGTGGTGGTGGATTACATAAATTCATGGGTTGGTCTGGTCCCATGCTCACAGATTCCGGTGGATTTCAGGTTTTCAGTCTGAGCGAAATGCGGAAAATTACTGAAGAAGGTGTAACTTTCCGTTCTCCTCATGATGGGCAAATCATTAAATTAACGCCAGAACGCTCTATTGAAATTCAGAATATTTTAGGGGCGGATGTGATCATGGCTTTTGATGAATGTCCTCCCTATCCTGCCACTCGTCAGGAAGTTGAAGCCGCAACAGACCGAACCTATCGCTGGTTAAAACGCTCTATATCCGCCCATCAACGCCAGGATCAGGCATTGTTTCCCATTGTCCAGGGGGGAGTATATTTAGATTTACGCGCCCGTGCTGCTCAAGAATTGGCGCAGTTAGATATGCCGGGATATGCCATTGGTGGGGTGAGTGTGGGTGAACCAACGGATTTAATGGCGCAAATTGTCCAAACTACAGCCCCGCTGTTACCAGTGAATAAACCCCGCTATTTGATGGGTGTGGGGACTTATCGAGAAATGGCGATCGCCATCGCTTCTGGTGTAGATTTATTTGATTGCGTTATTCCCACCCGCTGGGCTAGACATGGAACGGCTATTGTCTCCGGTGAACGCTGGAACATCAAAAATGCTAAGTTTCGTGAAGATTTTACACCATTGGATACAACTTGCCCTTGTTATACCTGTGAAAATTTCAGTCGGGCTTATTTATCTCATTTAGTGCGATCGCAGGAAATACTAGCTTATACTTTGTTGACTATTCATAACATCACCGAACTGATTCGCTTTACCCAAAAAATTCGCGCCTCTATTTTGAGCGATCGCTTTGTCACAGATTTTGGTCATTGGTTAGAACCATCAGAAATTGAACTAGTAGTCTGTCAACCCGAAAATGACGGGTGAAGGTAAGCAGGGGGGTAGGGGAGGTGGGGGAGGTGGGGGAAGTAGGGGAGGTGGGGGAAGTAGGGGAGGTGGGGGAAGTAGGGGGGGGTAGGGGAGGGAAGAACAGAAGTTTTTTCTGATCATTACCCGTCAAAATAAATTTGACGAACTACTAGAAAAAACCGATAACTGAATAAACACAATCCCTTTAAAACCCACGCAGGTGGGTTTCGCCTGTGTAGCCGTGACTTCTAGTCGCCCGGATTCTCAATCAATCCAAAATCCAAAATCTAAAATCCAAAATCGGATCACCTAACCATGTTAAAATATATA
The DNA window shown above is from Anabaena sp. WA102 and carries:
- a CDS encoding DUF3782 domain-containing protein, with amino-acid sequence MATSEDVWQLLAELATAQKETDLLLKEVSQQQKENAEQQKATDRQLKELGKQIGGLGAKFGSFTEGLALPSMETILGQQFGMEVISPSVRVSKGGQHMEIDVLAYANGELNTAYIVEVKSHAREDSITQLKSILQRFRNFFPEHKNKRLYGILASVDLSNELREKILQEGLYVARIHDQVFELDIPNNFQAQSY
- the cobS gene encoding adenosylcobinamide-GDP ribazoletransferase, which encodes MANVLRWWQQQLLNLVAAVIFYTAIPLPYLQNLDFQKVACFAPVIGLMIGGILGGLDTGMNYLGVPVLTRNALVVGAWIAITGGLHLDGAMDTADGLAVGDPKRRLQVMMDSATGAFGAMSAIVIIILKITALTEIAENHYFVLMAACGWGRWGQQMAICQYPYLKPTGKGAFHKQAIRSYLDLLPSFFLLVGLSGFVWVINPHKLVLSVGMVLTGSVISVVTAAWFDYKLGGHTGDTYGAVVEWTEALFLCVVSSI
- the tgt gene encoding tRNA guanosine(34) transglycosylase Tgt produces the protein MSANFSFESLATCSQTKARAGIFSTPHGIVETPRFMPVGTLANVKTITPAQLGATGAQMVLANTYHLHLQPGEAIVAGGGGLHKFMGWSGPMLTDSGGFQVFSLSEMRKITEEGVTFRSPHDGQIIKLTPERSIEIQNILGADVIMAFDECPPYPATRQEVEAATDRTYRWLKRSISAHQRQDQALFPIVQGGVYLDLRARAAQELAQLDMPGYAIGGVSVGEPTDLMAQIVQTTAPLLPVNKPRYLMGVGTYREMAIAIASGVDLFDCVIPTRWARHGTAIVSGERWNIKNAKFREDFTPLDTTCPCYTCENFSRAYLSHLVRSQEILAYTLLTIHNITELIRFTQKIRASILSDRFVTDFGHWLEPSEIELVVCQPENDG